The Arabidopsis thaliana chromosome 5, partial sequence genomic interval CGCCTAATTGATTAGAACTCATTGCTGTAATAAAGTTTCTTGGACCAACCCTAAcagaatattaaaaaacaagaaaaccaacGGTATTtgaggatatatatatttatatagagtCATAACGGTATCATACAATCTTTGGTGTTTTTCTATCTTAttctttgattgattttacATATGAGAATATATCCTTTGCTTGGTTACTGATTAATTTAATTGgaaagattttcttttggacAGAAATAAAGGTTCTtctatatgaaaaatatataaatccgacaaaaaaataaagaagctCGTACAGTATTTTATTGTCAAGGTTTCAAGACATGTCTTTTGGCTGCTTTAACTAGTCAGTTTTTTGCACAGTTCATACTTCATAGGGTGATATAGTTTGTCAAACCCtaacaattatttatatataaacgcGCTTTAACACAAAAAGGCACagctataaaaaaaaatataaaaccattacaatttacaaagtACCAACAGTAGAGTAGAACACTTGAAACACCAAACAGAGAGTACAACCctagaaacacaaacaatagaaaaagatCTAGAAGAAATCTTCTTATTGCGTTACATTAAAAAGGGATCCATATATCTTCTCTCATCATAGAGGTGCCTAGGGTGCGGCTATCTTGAAAATGGTGCGGTAAAACTATTTATCACCCATATCAACGTCCGAGTTGTAGTTTAGTACGTTTTATGATCCATGTTttcctataaaaaaaaactcattgcCGTGTTATAAAATGACTTGGACCAACCCCAACAAACTGTGTATGGGATATATATGCATAAGTAACTGTCATGTCTGTACGTATATGCAGGGCATAACGGTAAACGGCAACGTACAATCTTTGGTGGGTTTTATCCTATTCGTTGATTAATCTCAACACAAGAATATATCCTTTGCTTGGgtactctttattttatttggaaacGTAATTTTTCTGTTAGAAAGAAATATGAAGTTTCTACATGAATATATAaactggattttttttttaaaagaagctTATTTGTGACAATAATTTTTGGGTTCATGAAACTCTTTATTCACCTCCTCTTAGCTTAACCAATGAAAGTGTGCCAAgtaatattacatataaacaaaaataattaattaaaattaaaatcagaaaaaccaaaacaaaattagatgCAGATGTATAAACATAgataatcatcatcacttgCTCCAAACCATCAAGCTTTGGATAGAAACTGTGAGCCTTGATAATCGCCCCATCGTAAATCATTCTCCGATAGTTTCCTCTCAGCAACCTCCACTGTAACAGATTTGCAGCAACTCGGTGCACaagtgaaaagaagaaactttgcAAACACTCGTGCCAAGTAAATAGATCCAAAATTTGTATGCAATTTTATTGATAAGTTTAAATGATCAGTTATAGGAGATTTGAGGACTTTTCAAATtcacaaagagagagaagattaATATGAGATTTTTCGAGCTCCCCTCCAACATTTTAATGGATTTGCTGAGAACTTTTTGTTCTATAATTGATGATATAGGTTTCAAGTTTCAGACGTTATGACCGGTCTCAATGATCTCAATGTTGTTAATGACCGTACAATATGTTAATTCCGGTCTCAATGTTTGACCGGTCcaagagtttttatttttcaggaAAAGCATTATTTTCAGGACTCATAATTACTGTACTAAAGAATTTTCTAATTAGGCCCATTAATGTCTTAGGTTAGGCCCAACATTTCATGTTTCTGTCAAAGATCCCTTTTCCATAAGTGGAGAAGATCATTTCCTTGAGGAGAGGATACTGAAGCAGAACAAACAACAGCGCCGGTAAACAAGCAAAAAGGATCGTCGGAGCAACAATCCATTTCCCTTCTTTACCCATCATCGTGAATAGCGCCGACGAGAATGCTATAAGCATCGCCGCTATTGAAACGAACAGTATCGAAAGTCCGGCAATCATCTTTGTCGGCAGAAAGACCAAGAAATCGTCGAAGGAGTATCTTGCGGTTAGTATCCCGAGGAAGATGAGGACGGAGGTGCAAGAGGCGAAGCAGGAGATCAAATCTGAGACGATGAATATGATGAATCGCCGATCACGTAGGTGAAAGGGTTTACCTTTTGAATTGTCGTCTGTGCCACCAGGGACAGTGAAGACCGCCGCAAAGGTGACCGTGACGATGAGTGCCGCGACTAAGCTGCATGACATAGCCGTGTCTTTCATCCATTTCTCTGCTTCTTGTCGCAGTCCTTGGTGCTCCTTTGTGAATATCTCGATCGGTGTTTGCTCTTCTGTGTTTACTCTCTCCTTCTCGATCTCCGGTGCGATTCTCTCCACTTCCTGCATTAATCAAGGAAACAGTTTAGAcctctgtttcctctgttttagcTATGCAtgagagaaacagagcaaaccTTGAACCATTGTAACTCGCGTTGCAACTGCAAAGGTGCGCCAACGACACTAGAGAGCTTGGAAGGAGGAGACGGAAAGCCAGCGAGATGAAGCACACCATTTCCATCACAGTCCTTGTCTGCGAGCAACAAGTACTTTCTGTCGTCCAGACCGTATAGGAGACTAAACACCTTCTCTTGTCTGAACTCGACGGCCAAGAGAAACAGAGTACTGCTCGAGCTTGTTCTCGTGGACCATAGAAGCTCGGAGTTGTTTCTGATCATTTCCACCAAGAAATCCACATTCCCATATCTCACTGCAAAGAGTAAAGCCTCATCCACTGTCTCGGAACGTTCCTTCAAGCCCAAGGCCAATGTTTCTTCTGATATTCCCAGTAGAAGCTTCTTGGCTTGTAGATGCATGACCTTAAGTCGGTACACTTCATCTATTCCTGAAGCATCACTTAAGTAAGATTTAAATTTCATGTGAATCCTTTTGAATAGACTAATACTTACCAGTCCATTTGGAGAGGCCTTTGAGCAGTTTCCTCATCAGAGTATCTGGAAACAAATCGAAActttttctcactttcttcAGAGGAATATATGAACTTTAATGTATACGGAAGAACTTACTCTGCTGATCTCTGTTTGAACGAGAAGGCTGTGGAAGAGTTGGCAGCTTTACTTGTATCCCTAGCAAGTGAGAGAAGGACAAattctttgattaaaaatgacaaaatgagTGATCTTTGTAATGAAGAGGTCTTAGATTAGTACGAACAAGAGTAGATGAAACGTGTCAATGGTCCAAGATAGCAGCCACCAGGAAAAAGATCTGGCTTTGAAGCCAAGACAATGATGGGTATCGACTCGATTTGCGAGTGTTTTGTGACGGCTAAGCGTCTGCTCATGTTGAACAGATCCAACGCGATgtctaattatatatagaaaaacaaatcaagaaatcatcatcatcaaaaccgCCAAAAATATGGTTTGCTTGATGTCCAAGAAACCGCTTACCAAGCATTTTATAGAAGATGGCATTGAGAAAGAGCAAAGAACCGTGATACCCATCTTGGTCAAGTAACACTTGAACCGGAGTTCTGGTGTAAAGATAGCGAGCCATCTCCATCTGTGTATTCTCAACCGCAACCACAACCGGAATTTGTCCATTGATTCCAGGAATCTCTAGCAGCTTAGGGTTCTTGGCGACTAAGGCTTCAGCAATCTCCATGTTTCCACTAACCGCAACAACAGTGAGAGGCGTGTGGTATGAAGCGTTTTGGCTCATCTTGGGAAGCATTTGTTCAGGTGTCATACGACGTAGAAGCTCTTTAACAATCTCGGGTTTCCCACACGCACAAGCCTTTAACAATGGCGTCTCGTAAAGGTTTATCCATTCGTCCACTGAGTCCGGATGATGATTCAAGAAGTCCTTCACGATTTCTACACGACCTTGGCTTATTCCTTGACTTAATTGTATATACTCATAATATACGTTCGTATTCTTTcctacatcaacaacaagatATATACACAGAATAATTTAACCCGACACTTTGATGTATCTCCTTGTAACTTGCTTATAGGCGATTGATTAGTTGAGAATGGTATAAAGAACTCTTACCGCGAAGCCGAGATGTGGAAAGAGCTGATTCGATGAATGGAATCTGGATATTGACGGGGTCATTtggaacttcttcttcttcaggaaCTTCTTTTATAGGAGAGACACTGTCGCCTAGACCAGCATGAGGAACCTTTGTATTAGCGAATTTGAAAGGGCTCCTCCGAAATGTTTCCTTCAAAGTTGCGTCTAAGTAATTAGAACTCATTGCCATATCAAATTTGCTTGGACCAAAACCTAAtagaatatgaaaaataaacaaagacaaaTAGAGGTAATCggatattatatgtaaaagcTCAAGTATATGTAGTAGATATCCGGAAGTATATGCAAGGCATAACGGTAACATACAATCTTCGGTGTTTTCTCTATCCTATTCTTTGATTGGTCTTACATAAGAATATATCCTTTGCTTGGttactctttattttatttggaaagCTTTTCTGttggaaagaaaattaaaggttcttctgaaaaatataaatattcgaCAAATTAGAAAGAAGCTTATTTGTCAAGGTAAAACAATATGCAGTGTTACAAACCGGAACCTTAACCTAGAAGATTACATTCCAATTTGGTTTCTATAATTTcctaaacaagaaaatcaattttagGTTCTGTTCTTGTTGTGAGACTGAGGACCATCCACGAACAGAAGCAACTAGCTTAACATTTCTCACCATGTCTTAAGATCTTTGTTGCCTAGAGAGAATATCCGGGGAGTTAATCATCCACAACGAGCTTCTTGTCTACGCTTGAGAAAGATCGATAAAACGCCTTGAAATGTCTGTACGCGATGTCTATATCGTCTGTTCCACAAATCTCTCTCACACTGTCTCACAAGTAACGAGTTCCAAAAACCAGAAGCTGAGTCTAacatattttgatttggaaacATGAGAAAGAGTTGCTAAGGAATGGCAGTAGTTAACATACCTATGCATAGAAAGCTGAGCTATGCCACAATCAACGGTTCGGATCCCTACTCCTGAAGCCAATATAGGTCCTATTGTTGAACCACATCCCATATCGTTTCTCACCACAAACTCCTGCAGAAATAGCAAAAATCTAAATGTCAGTATTTCATTCTTAAATGTGGGTGGATTAGTGCAGAGCATCTAGAAGATCTATGATGTGTAGATTCATCTTAACATTAAGAAGAACACCTAACCTGAATTGGAAGATCATGGAGCTTTGCTACttctttgaaaagaaaagaagtgaTTCCACTGGTTGCATAGCGTTGATTTGCGTTATGTTTGATTACAAGACCCTTGTGTAGTTGGGGACGGTGGTTCTCTTCATGCTTGTCTGCAAAGTTGGGGTGGACTCCATGAGCCATGTCTGCAGACACTGCAACCACAAGAACCCAAACACAAGTTTCAGTAGAAATTAGAAAGTAAGAGATAGGAAACCATCCCAATTTTGTAACCACTGTCTCACAAAAATTCTGGAAACTACATATGCATAAACAACTGCAAAAGTAGAAAGTGTGTACCAAGAAACGATTTCCGGATAGCACGGTCAAATGTACACTCAGTGACCTGCTTATTTCCTAGGGAACTCACAATCCGTCTCATTGCTTGAAACATAGTGGGCGCCCCAGCACCTTGACATGAATCTGAACCAACCTATTGAAACAACACATTTTTAGGAAGAATTTTTACAAAAAGGCTCAGACGGTTCAAGGACATCATCAGCTCAAAGCAAAAAAGTTATGGAAGGTTAAATGCAAGTCCTCTTTATTCAACAATTTTCAGGACAATAGTGCTGCTAGTATGTTACTCGATTTGAAGGAACCTAATAAATATCTTAGAGGAAAAGGGTACCTCCTCGTTGTCAAATAAAGCTATCATCCGGATATCATGTTCAGTCGACAGATTTTCTGATGATTCACATGAATCAATGAGAGCTCTCAAAGCACAGAAACTTGATGCAAGATTATCAAGTCTTCCAGAGAATATGAATTCATTATTTGCTCCTCCAAGGCAGCTAGGTTGGGTGTCACAGATATTTAACTCAAGACTCACTATATCCTCGACCTTACAGTCCAGGTCATCTGACAAAATCTGCAACACGATCAGGAAACTTTGAGATATTTGCGGATTTTACAGTTACccaaatttaaactaaatgatacaaaaatttAGCAACACTAATGGATTATGATGACACTATGATAGAAACTCGAAATGTTGGTAATGATACAAAAATTTAGCAACACtaatggatgatgatgatactatGATAGAAACTCGAAATGTTGgtaatgatataaaaaatttagcaACAGTAATTCCACAGTTCTCATGATCTAATATCTTAGAAACTTGGTGCATGTTCAGAAACGATGCAGAGGAATGACTCTAGTGACTAACCAAATTATGTCATACTCATACCTGCATGAGTAATGGATGATGAGCATCTTTGGAGGATACATTTTTGTCCTTGGACTCTGCTGAGGATTCATCTGATTTTGTTGCCAGTAGCGGAACAAGTTGGGTCtccaaatttggtttaaatcCATCACTGTTCACTGTGCTAAACAATACACGAAGAACAAAACAGCATGAATGAGCTTCAAAACATAACTCCACTTGATGGCAAATGCATTAGCCTAAAACTTCACTAGACAAGCTCATGAAAGAAATTTACCGATCAAGATGAATGGCCAAAGTGGGTACCCTTAGTAATGGCCTTTTCACTTTGACAAGCCTATGAACAAACGAGCCATCACTGGCTCTCACAATTGCTCGCCCCGCAACACTTAAGTCTCGATCAAACCATGTGTGCCACAAACCACCTCCATAAGTCTGAACATTCACCATGAGATAGCCAGACTTGGATGAAGCAGACTTCGGTTTAAGTTTAAGACACGGGCTATCGGTGTGAGCAGCTATGGCATGAAAACCATTACCAGGCACATACCTACAAAATGAGGAACAAATGTAGGTTCCCTGAACCCAACAAATAAGGAatctaagaaagaaaaaaaaaacgatttttgTGAAGAACCCTTCAATTATCAAAGCTTGAACTAGTTCCAGGATTCATTATCAAAGCCAAACCAAATCTTATACCATGGAAGCATAATTGAATCGGAAGACTCACTTTTCTCCGACAGCAAAAGCAACCAAACAGGACATGTTTCGTGTAAAGAAGTAACGGCCACCAGGTTTCAGATTCCAGTCTTCGTTTTCACTGAGGAGATCAAACCCAGCAGCCAAAAGCTGTCTCTTCGCCTCAGCTGCcagcaaagagaaaaagaccAATGAGAGTCGTCACTTAAAGTTGAATaccgaaaagaaaacaatatttcaaTATACCAGTGGCGTGAAACTGTGTCCAGGATTCATTAAGATAATCCAGAAGATCCCCAACAATCGACGCATTAGAATCACTCCCCGGCGATCTCGAATCGCGATGGGAGGTGCAGAGGATTGGAGAGACGGAGGAGAAGGAGCGAAAGGGAGAGCGATGGAGATAAGtaggaaaagagagagactgagAGAGGAAGGATGAAGGATTGAAGATGGAGGGAAGAGAATGAGTTAGTGGAAGACGAGCTATGGCCGCCATTAATTTCGCTCCGGACTCTAAAGATGAGGTCTTCTTCTGTTatctctaaagtctaaaccatCCGCCGACGATTACCATCCGCCGGAGATTTGAAGACCACTTCGACTTCGAGAACcggattttgtttcttactgTGTGTCCCCAGTCTTCTAATCTTGAGGAGCTGAGCTGAGGGCCATGGCCCATGAGGATTATATGGGCTATGGTGCCACTTCTATGGGCTTTGGGCCCATGTACTCTTCACATGATTTTATTTGGACCAAAGAACCTTTGCCTTTTATGGTCCACACTTGCATCATTCCAATTTTATTGAACGCGTGTTAAGGACGTGTCTTTATGTATTGGGCCTTATTAGGCTTCAGTACTTTGCCCTTGGGCCTTATTAGACATAATTACATGAAAGATGATGACATTAATTTGCCAAAAGTCTTTATCTTTATTGGGTCTCCGTAGACTTTACCAAAAGGTGACTGCAACGAAGCTTCGTTAATGGGTTCCACAACGTCACCTACTTGTTTacttccttttgttttgtttacttcgTTGCTTGTTACTCCACTCTTCCTTgccttttcttctctccacttatctctctctctttttctcatcgGCCTTTGCCATGGCAGATATAATCGGCGGCGAAGTTGTGACGGAGCTCGTGAGGCAGCTCTATGCGGTTTCTCAAAAAACCCTCAGATGCAGAGGCATCGCCAAAAATCTCGCCACCATGATCGATGGTCTTCAACCAACGATCAAGGAGATCCAATACAGCGGCGTCGAGCTCACACCTCATCGCCAGGCTCAGTTGCGTATGTTCTCGGAAACCTTAGACAAGTGTAGGAAGCTCACCGAGAAAGTTCTTAAATCCAGCCGTTGGAACATGGTTAGACAGCTACTCCATGTTAGGAAAATGGAGAATCTTCAGAGTAAAGTGTCTAGCTTTCTCAACGGTCAATTGTTAGTCCATGTTCTCGCTGATGTTCATCATGTTCGAGCCGATTCTGAATTCCGGTTCGATCGGATTGATAGGAAGGTTGATAGTTTGAATGAGAAGCTTGGTTCTATGAAACTCAGGGGAAGTGAATCGTTGCGTGAGGCGTTGAAGACGGCCGAGGCTACCGTTGAGATGGTGACAACCGATGGTGCTGATTTGGGGGTGGGATTGGATTTGGGAAAGAGGAAGGTGAAGGAGATGTTGTTTAAATCCATTGATGGGGAAAGACTTATTGGTATCTCTGGGATGAGTGGTTCAGGGAAAACCACTCTTGCCAAAGAGCTTGCCCGGGACGAGGAGGTTCGAGGTAATGACTTTTCTTTGCTGGCCTCTGATTCCATATCGTTTGTTAATTTGCTTGGTACATCTTTGTGATCTCTATTGCAGTGGCTTTGTGGTGTTTCTTAATGgtatattttgttggtttatcTTGATGATCATGCTtctattgttttgttgtatagTTGAGTTGCTAAAATTGCTTTCATTTACTGCTTTTATACAGGCCACTTTGGGAACAAGGTTTTGTTTCTGACTGTGTCACAATCTCCCAATCTTGAGGAGCTTAGAGCCCATATATGGGGATTTCTTACTAGTTATGAGGCTGGGGTTGGTGCTACTCTTCCAGAATCGAGGAAGCTAGTGATCCTTGATGATGTTTGGACAAGGGAATCTCTGGACCAGCTGATGTTCGAAAATATTCCTGGAACCACAACTCTTGTGGTCTCACGGTCTAAACTCGCAGATTCTAGAGTCACTTATGATGTAGAGTTACTCAATGAACATGAAGCAACGGCCCTGTTctgtctctctgttttcaatCAGAAATTAGTGCCTTCAGGGTTCAGCCAAAGTTTGGTCAAGCAGGTAATTGGTCTGCTTTAGGTGACACATGCATAGTAGCAATgttcttttttgctttcagTACTCATATTGTATTGACTCTGTTTGGTAGGTTGTTGGGGAGTGTAAAGGTCTACCTTTGTCTCTGAAAGTCATTGGTGCTTCATTGAAAGAACGACCTGAAAAATATTGGGAAGGTGCAGTGGAGAGGCTATCAAGAGGTGAACCTGCTGATGAAACTCATGAGAGTAGAGTGTTTGCTCAAATCGAAGCAACTCTAGAAAATCTTGACCCTAAAACCAGAGATTGTTTCTTGGTTCTCGGTGCTTTCCCTGAAGATAAGAAGATCCCTCTTGATGTTCTCATCAACGTGTTGGTTGAGTTGCATGATCTCGAGGATGCAACTGCTTTTGCTGTTATTGTTGATTTAGCAAACAGGAATCTCCTTACTCTTGTGAAAGATCCAAGGTACGGTTGGTTATAAAACTCTTTATGATCTGATCTCTTGTAGCCACTTTCAACGGTTTTATTCGTTCTTAGCTAATGTAATTACCATCGATAAATTTTCAGGTTTGGACATATGTACACTAGCTACTATGATATATTTGTCACGCAGCATGATGTTCTAAGAGATGTAGCACTTCGTCTTAGCAATCATGGGAAAGTAAATAACAGAGAGCGGTTATTGATGCCAAAAAGAGAGTCAATGCTTCCGAGAGAATGGGAGAGGAACAATGATGAGCCATACAAAGCCAGAGTAGTTTCCATTCACACAGGTAAGGATTTGTTACACGACCATCTTCTAATGAATAATTTGGTTTGTTACTagaataataaagttttgatatggatttctgttttattttacagGAGAAATGACTCAGATGGATTGGTTTGACATGGAACTCCCTAAGGCTGAAGTTTTGATACTACACTTCTCTTCTGACAAGTATGTATTGCCTCCTTTCATTGCTAAGATGGGCAAGCTTACAGCGCTCGTGATCATCAACAATGGTATGTCTCCTGCGCGTCTACATGACTTCTCCATCTTTACCAATTTGGCCAAACTCAAGAGTCTCTGGCTTCAGAGGGTTCATGTCCCTGAACTCTCTAGCAGTACAGTGCCCTTGCAAAACCTCCACAAGCTGTCTCTCATATTCTGCAAGATCAACACTAGTCTTGATCAGACAGAGCTAGACATTGCCCAAATCTTCCCAAAATTGTCTGATCTTACAATAGATCATTGTGATGATCTTCTGGAACTACCTTCGACCATCTGTGGAATCACCTCTCTCAATTCCATCAGCATAACAAATTGTCCCCGCATCAAGGAATTGCCTAAGAATCTGAGTAAGCTAAAAGCCCTTCAGCTTCTGAGGCTATACGCTTGCCATGAGCTGAATTCTCTGCCTGTGGAAATCTGTGAACTGCCAAGACTAAAGTATGTTGACATTTCTCAATGTGTCAGCCTGAGTTCTCTTCCGGAAAAGATAGGAAAGGTAAAGACACTTGAGAAAATCGACACGAGGGAATGCAGCTTATCGAGCATACCAAACTCTGTGGTTTTATTGACTTCTCTACGCCATGTAATATGCGATAGAGAGGCTTTATGGATGTGGGAAAAGGTCCAGAAGGCGGTTGCAGGACTTCGTGTTGAAGCTGCGGAAAAATCTTTCAGCAGGGATTGGCTCGACGATTAGGTTCGTGATTCTCTCCCTCCGAGCCCTTAGAAGCATGTTGTATAAAATACTTAATTGCTAATCTGTAGCAAAGTCttgtataatattatattttatgagCACACTCAAGAGTCAAGAGTCAGTGCAAACTTCGTTCTTGCTCTTTCTCCAGAAATTTATCTAACTA includes:
- the ADR1-L2 gene encoding ADR1-like 2 (ADR1-like 2 (ADR1-L2); FUNCTIONS IN: nucleoside-triphosphatase activity, nucleotide binding, ATP binding; INVOLVED IN: apoptosis, defense response; EXPRESSED IN: 22 plant structures; EXPRESSED DURING: 13 growth stages; CONTAINS InterPro DOMAIN/s: ATPase, AAA+ type, core (InterPro:IPR003593), NB-ARC (InterPro:IPR002182), Powdery mildew resistance protein, RPW8 domain (InterPro:IPR008808), Disease resistance protein (InterPro:IPR000767); BEST Arabidopsis thaliana protein match is: ADR1-like 1 (TAIR:AT4G33300.2); Has 1807 Blast hits to 1807 proteins in 277 species: Archae - 0; Bacteria - 0; Metazoa - 736; Fungi - 347; Plants - 385; Viruses - 0; Other Eukaryotes - 339 (source: NCBI BLink).) — its product is MADIIGGEVVTELVRQLYAVSQKTLRCRGIAKNLATMIDGLQPTIKEIQYSGVELTPHRQAQLRMFSETLDKCRKLTEKVLKSSRWNMVRQLLHVRKMENLQSKVSSFLNGQLLVHVLADVHHVRADSEFRFDRIDRKVDSLNEKLGSMKLRGSESLREALKTAEATVEMVTTDGADLGVGLDLGKRKVKEMLFKSIDGERLIGISGMSGSGKTTLAKELARDEEVRGHFGNKVLFLTVSQSPNLEELRAHIWGFLTSYEAGVGATLPESRKLVILDDVWTRESLDQLMFENIPGTTTLVVSRSKLADSRVTYDVELLNEHEATALFCLSVFNQKLVPSGFSQSLVKQVVGECKGLPLSLKVIGASLKERPEKYWEGAVERLSRGEPADETHESRVFAQIEATLENLDPKTRDCFLVLGAFPEDKKIPLDVLINVLVELHDLEDATAFAVIVDLANRNLLTLVKDPRFGHMYTSYYDIFVTQHDVLRDVALRLSNHGKVNNRERLLMPKRESMLPREWERNNDEPYKARVVSIHTGEMTQMDWFDMELPKAEVLILHFSSDKYVLPPFIAKMGKLTALVIINNGMSPARLHDFSIFTNLAKLKSLWLQRVHVPELSSSTVPLQNLHKLSLIFCKINTSLDQTELDIAQIFPKLSDLTIDHCDDLLELPSTICGITSLNSISITNCPRIKELPKNLSKLKALQLLRLYACHELNSLPVEICELPRLKYVDISQCVSLSSLPEKIGKVKTLEKIDTRECSLSSIPNSVVLLTSLRHVICDREALWMWEKVQKAVAGLRVEAAEKSFSRDWLDD
- a CDS encoding Ankyrin repeat family protein gives rise to the protein MAMSSNYLDATLKETFRRSPFKFANTKVPHAGLGDSVSPIKEVPEEEEVPNDPVNIQIPFIESALSTSRLRGKNTNVYYEYIQLSQGISQGRVEIVKDFLNHHPDSVDEWINLYETPLLKACACGKPEIVKELLRRMTPEQMLPKMSQNASYHTPLTVVAVSGNMEIAEALVAKNPKLLEIPGINGQIPVVVAVENTQMEMARYLYTRTPVQVLLDQDGYHGSLLFLNAIFYKMLDIALDLFNMSRRLAVTKHSQIESIPIIVLASKPDLFPGGCYLGPLTRFIYSWIQVKLPTLPQPSRSNRDQQNTLMRKLLKGLSKWTGIDEVYRLKVMHLQAKKLLLGISEETLALGLKERSETVDEALLFAVRYGNVDFLVEMIRNNSELLWSTRTSSSSTLFLLAVEFRQEKVFSLLYGLDDRKYLLLADKDCDGNGVLHLAGFPSPPSKLSSVVGAPLQLQRELQWFKVCSVSLMHS
- a CDS encoding Zn-dependent exopeptidases superfamily protein (Zn-dependent exopeptidases superfamily protein; FUNCTIONS IN: aminopeptidase activity, zinc ion binding; INVOLVED IN: proteolysis; LOCATED IN: chloroplast, vacuole; EXPRESSED IN: 23 plant structures; EXPRESSED DURING: 13 growth stages; CONTAINS InterPro DOMAIN/s: Peptidase M18, aminopeptidase I (InterPro:IPR001948); BEST Arabidopsis thaliana protein match is: Zn-dependent exopeptidases superfamily protein (TAIR:AT5G60160.1); Has 1807 Blast hits to 1807 proteins in 277 species: Archae - 0; Bacteria - 0; Metazoa - 736; Fungi - 347; Plants - 385; Viruses - 0; Other Eukaryotes - 339 (source: NCBI BLink).), whose translation is MAAIARLPLTHSLPSIFNPSSFLSQSLSFPTYLHRSPFRSFSSVSPILCTSHRDSRSPGSDSNASIVGDLLDYLNESWTQFHATAEAKRQLLAAGFDLLSENEDWNLKPGGRYFFTRNMSCLVAFAVGEKYVPGNGFHAIAAHTDSPCLKLKPKSASSKSGYLMVNVQTYGGGLWHTWFDRDLSVAGRAIVRASDGSFVHRLVKVKRPLLRVPTLAIHLDRTVNSDGFKPNLETQLVPLLATKSDESSAESKDKNVSSKDAHHPLLMQILSDDLDCKVEDIVSLELNICDTQPSCLGGANNEFIFSGRLDNLASSFCALRALIDSCESSENLSTEHDIRMIALFDNEEVGSDSCQGAGAPTMFQAMRRIVSSLGNKQVTECTFDRAIRKSFLVSADMAHGVHPNFADKHEENHRPQLHKGLVIKHNANQRYATSGITSFLFKEVAKLHDLPIQEFVVRNDMGCGSTIGPILASGVGIRTVDCGIAQLSMHSVREICGTDDIDIAYRHFKAFYRSFSSVDKKLVVDD
- a CDS encoding Ankyrin repeat family protein (Ankyrin repeat family protein; CONTAINS InterPro DOMAIN/s: Ankyrin repeat-containing domain (InterPro:IPR020683), Ankyrin repeat (InterPro:IPR002110); BEST Arabidopsis thaliana protein match is: Ankyrin repeat family protein (TAIR:AT5G04680.1); Has 1807 Blast hits to 1807 proteins in 277 species: Archae - 0; Bacteria - 0; Metazoa - 736; Fungi - 347; Plants - 385; Viruses - 0; Other Eukaryotes - 339 (source: NCBI BLink).); translation: MAMSSNYLDATLKETFRRSPFKFANTKVPHAGLGDSVSPIKEVPEEEEVPNDPVNIQIPFIESALSTSRLRGKNTNVYYEYIQLSQGISQGRVEIVKDFLNHHPDSVDEWINLYETPLLKACACGKPEIVKELLRRMTPEQMLPKMSQNASYHTPLTVVAVSGNMEIAEALVAKNPKLLEIPGINGQIPVVVAVENTQMEMARYLYTRTPVQVLLDQDGYHGSLLFLNAIFYKMLDIALDLFNMSRRLAVTKHSQIESIPIIVLASKPDLFPGGCYLGPLTRFIYSWIQVKLPTLPQPSRSNRDQQNTLMRKLLKGLSKWTGIDEVYRLKVMHLQAKKLLLGISEETLALGLKERSETVDEALLFAVRYGNVDFLVEMIRNNSELLWSTRTSSSSTLFLLAVEFRQEKVFSLLYGLDDRKYLLLADKDCDGNGVLHLAGFPSPPSKLSSVVGAPLQLQRELQWFKEVERIAPEIEKERVNTEEQTPIEIFTKEHQGLRQEAEKWMKDTAMSCSLVAALIVTVTFAAVFTVPGGTDDNSKGKPFHLRDRRFIIFIVSDLISCFASCTSVLIFLGILTARYSFDDFLVFLPTKMIAGLSILFVSIAAMLIAFSSALFTMMGKEGKWIVAPTILFACLPALLFVLLQYPLLKEMIFSTYGKGIFDRNMKCWA